The following nucleotide sequence is from Actinomycetota bacterium.
TGCAGCTTGCACCGCCAGGGCTGGCCACAATCGTGTACGTGTCCACCGGAGGGCTGTCGTTGTCGCCCTGCTTGTCGACGAGGGCCGAGACCATTGCCTGCTGGTTTCCATTGAGCACGTCGTCGATCTCTGGAGTGTCGGGTGCCCCCTTCAACCGCGAGGGCCGCACTGCCTTTGAGGGCTTCGAGGGATCCGAGGTGCCCTGATCGTTGGTGGCCGTGGCCGTGAAGGTGTACTCGTCCTCGTTGGTCAAGCCGTCAATCACGCAGGAATCAGACTTGATGGTGCGGCAGGTGAACTTGTCAGAAACCGGGTCCGCTGCTTTGGAGCCGGCGTCTGGTTGTGCAGATTCAGAAGTTGCCGCAGGGGTCTGGGCCGGTGAGGCCGTGCCCTTGTCTGCAACTGCCCGCAGGTTCTCTGTGGGGCGGGCACTCGCGGGAGGCAACGCAGCTGAAGATGACGGCTGTACGGCCGTGGCCGACGGCTGCACTGCCGTGGCGGACGGCTGCGCGCCGCTGCCGGATGGCGCAGGAGTGGCCGAGGCATCAGCAGCATCCTGAGCGGCCTTGGCTTGCTTCTTGGCCGCATCGGTCAGTTCACCGTTGATTGAATGGATTGAGACGGTGTAGTACTCGGGGAAGCCACCATTCTTGCCTGGCTCCATGGTCAGTTCGACTTGACCGCTGCCAGCAACTGCATCGGTGATTTCCGGCGGCGCTGGCTTGTCAGACGGGGCCGGTGTCACAGCGGCGGACTCTGCCGACAGCAGCGAGGAGCCCACGAGGTTGAAGGCTGCTACACGGAAGGTGTAGGCCGTCCCGTTGGTCAGCCCCTCGACCAGACACGAGAGCTTGGTCGTGGCGGTGCAGGTGAAGGACCCGGGCTTGGATGTCACCACGTACTTGGTGATGGGGCTGGTGCCTTCAAGTTTTGGAGCCGTCCATGAGACCAGAACTGTGCCGTCACGTGGGGCGGCCTTGACTTCGGTCGGGGCATCTGGGGAGCCAGGAAGCCCGCGCCCGCTGGCATCGCCCTCTTCGGGACAGCCATCAGGGGTTGAACTGGGCGAGGGACTGGCCGACACCCCGGGCGTGGCCAAGGACTGGCCGCTGGCAGTTGGCCCGGGATCGGACACCGCTGATGAAGTAGCCGAGGGACTCTCAGAGGCGGCGGCTGCTGGAGCCTG
It contains:
- a CDS encoding fibronectin type III domain-containing protein yields the protein MADSQTLAPATQAPATQAPATQAPATQAPAAAASESPSATSSAVSDPGPTASGQSLATPGVSASPSPSSTPDGCPEEGDASGRGLPGSPDAPTEVKAAPRDGTVLVSWTAPKLEGTSPITKYVVTSKPGSFTCTATTKLSCLVEGLTNGTAYTFRVAAFNLVGSSLLSAESAAVTPAPSDKPAPPEITDAVAGSGQVELTMEPGKNGGFPEYYTVSIHSINGELTDAAKKQAKAAQDAADASATPAPSGSGAQPSATAVQPSATAVQPSSSAALPPASARPTENLRAVADKGTASPAQTPAATSESAQPDAGSKAADPVSDKFTCRTIKSDSCVIDGLTNEDEYTFTATATNDQGTSDPSKPSKAVRPSRLKGAPDTPEIDDVLNGNQQAMVSALVDKQGDNDSPPVDTYTIVASPGGASCTTAKKEDSCLVAGLSNGTTYTFTARAKNSFGVSKESKPSESVAPSVEAGLPSPPVVSSLNGGAGLVKVSVSASPGGRPSQFRITASPGGQDCITSTGSCLISDLDNGKPYTFVATGINRWGESAASAPSEAVTPEIPFTVPESPSIAAVVEGATSVELTANPGGGFPATSFTFTASPGGASCTTTKRSCTITGLTEGTPYYFTVVGTNSAGNSEASAASRTVTLGPAKTA